In Ursus arctos isolate Adak ecotype North America unplaced genomic scaffold, UrsArc2.0 scaffold_2, whole genome shotgun sequence, the genomic stretch ACTGCTCACAAGGCCAGGTCCAGGATGAGCTGGTGCAGGGGAACTGGAGGGGGGTGTCCTACCTCTACCAGGGTACCATCCTCCCCTAGATCCCAGGGAATTCCCAACCATCCCTCCACACACAAGTGGGTCAGGCCGGTCCCAGGCCTGACTGTCCTTTCTGGATGGATGCTTATCTACAAAAGCTGAGGGCCACCAGACGCCATAGCTGTCCCCAGCCTGGACAAGTGGCTTCCCTGACTAactaccccccacccctaccACCAAGGAAAGGGCAGCAGAAATGGGGCCCTAGAATGGCCTGGTCCCCAGCTGGGGAAATGCCGCCTTGGGAAGACTGTGGACAGGTGGAACTCCAAGGGGGAAAGTCCCAACCCAAGCCCACATGTCCCCTAGCACCCATGGCCCTCCTCTGCAGAAATTTTgaggggtgcaggtgggggaATCATAACACGGCCCCCCGACTGGactctggtgggggaggggggcttcatCCCAGGCTAGACACTCAGGGCAAAGGAGCCAAGAGTGGACGGGTCTGTTTTGTGAAGCCAGGGTGGCAGGGGGACCCTCTCCCTCTTGTTTGAGGCAAAGGTGGGTATGATGCCTGGGTGTCCtcagaaatgggggggggggagaaggagtaTACAGAGGGAGGGGGACTCAGGCTGGTGCtctgctccctccacctcccccactcAGACCTTTGATCTGGCTGTCCCCAGCCTGAGGCTCAGCTCACCCTGTTCCCTGCACTGGCTACTGCCATCTGCCCACCCCAAGGTTTGTTTGGGCATCAGGACCAGAAGCCCGTGTGTGCCCCTGTCTCAGCCCTCCACCACAGGATTCCGCTTTGGATCAGTGTCCTTTCCTCCTCAAGGACAGGACGCTCCATTATGGTCTGGGCGGGCGCACACAGCCTAGGAACCTGCCGCACACTCACGGAGCCCAGTCCACAAACATCAGAGGAATGGCTGTGTGACTCCATGTTGCCTCTCACTATGTGGGTGGGCCCCTCGTCCCTGGGTATGTGGACACAGGTCCCTCTGTGCGAATGCCTCTGGGATGTGGAGCCAGAGACTGCACACTCACCGCCATCCACATCCCCCAGCTCCCAAGGCTGGGCTGACTCCAGGGTCCCCTCTGCCCAGACAGAAGatccggtgggggtggggaggggaggggactgtgAGCCCCAGGTGCGGCCTGTACCGCCTGCAGGTAATGAgagcccaggggcctgggggaggcggggagcaCCTGCTCCACTGggcgcccccagccccacccgccCCTCCCAGAGGGCTTCCCCGGAGAATCCCCCAGACTCTCACGGGCGCCGTGGGGGTGGGGCCGCTCTGATGGACAGAGCGGGGTGCAGGCTGGGCCGGCGGCTGGGACCGTGACCGCGGCGCCTGTGCGGGCTTCTGGTGCGCCCACGGCGGGGACGACCAGGTGCCGGCGCCGTGCGGGCGACACGCGCGTCTCTGCGGGGCTGCGCGGGGTCCGCGGAGCGGCTGGGGGCGCGCGGCGCGGGCGCGGCGCTGGGCGCGGGGGGCGCTCCCGGCCGGGATGAGCTCACCGCAGTCGCGCCGGGGCTGAGCGCCGAgccgggcggcggcggggcgggcggcggctCCTCGGCGGCTCCGCGGCGGAGCCGGGCCGCGGGCCACCATGCTGGGCCTGGACGCATGTGAGCTCGGGGCGCAGCTGCTGGAGCTGCTCCGGCTGGCGCTATGCGCCCGAGGTgagcaggctgggctggggccagggtgGCCACGTGGGCGGGGGTCTCGGGCGGGGAAGGGGGGTTGGGGAGGCTTCAGCCTGGGGCGGGGTCTGGGCCTCCCCCGCGGAAACTTTGGGGGCGCGCGTGGGGAAATCCTGGCGCGGTCCCCCTACTGGGctctggcgggggtgggggggcttcgTCCAGGCCAGACACTCAGGGGCAAAAGAGCCAAGAGTGGGCGGGTCTGTTTGTGAAGCCAGGGTGGCAGGGGACCCTCTCCCCTTGGGAACCTGCCCCTGAGATCCCCTCTCccttgggtggggctggggctccttCAGGGCGTGTGGAGATCCCTGAGAAGCCTGGAGCGCAGTGGGAAAGACCCTGTCCCAAAACACTATGGGAAGGGGCTTCCCGAGACCCCTGCCCCAGGGCATCATGGGTCTGAAGGCGCCCAGGGAGGTAGCCCCAGAGCATAAGCTGAGGGGTTTAGAGAGAACTGCCTGTACGCCCCAGGAGCACCACCGGGAAGAACCCCTAGGACAGCGGAAAGGTATACAGAGATGTGAAGAGATGTGGTGGGCAGAGACTCTGCTCTAGGGAAGATCTCAGAGGTCACCAGGCCACAGTGGTGGCCTCCAGTCCTTGGGGCTATCCCCCATTTAGGGTCttccccccgcccgccccgtcTTTGGCCTCAGAGTCAGGGAGGAGCCCTAGATGGATGGCTGGGCCAGAGAAGGCAGCTGGTGCCTCCCGGATGCCACTTGGCTCCGTCTCTCGGGAGCTTCCTCCAACCCCAGGGCCCTTCCTAAAGGGTTCGGTGTTGGTGCTGCCCTGTCTCTtcccagcccacctccctccctgagcCCCTATTGCTTCCTCTGAGTTCTTGTGGGCACTGAGAGGCACAGCTGGCCAGATGGGGACTTGGGTTTGATGAGTGAATGCCGGGGTCAGCTGGCGGCAGCTGTTCACgcacctccccaacccccagtccTCCTGACTGACAAGGAGGGGAGGCAGCTGCCCCCTGACGAGGCACTGGATGAGGCCGTGCCCGAGTACCGGGCCCCGGGGAGGAAGACTCTCCAGGAGATCCAGCAGCTGGACCCGGAGGATGAGAGCCTGGCCAAGTACAAGCGGGCACTGCTGGGGCCCCTGCGCCCCATCATGGGTATGCATGGCCCTgggcctggaggggaggggcgaaGACGGGGAGGGGGGATTCTGGTGACTTCCGGTTTTTCCTCAGACCCGAGCCTGCCCAACGTGCAGGTGACCAGGCTGACGTTGCTGTCTGAGCAGGCTCCGGGGCCCATCACCATGGACCTCACAGGTACTGCCCCGTGGGGCTTGTGGGGCAGGCTCTCCGCCATCACAGGATGTCATTCCCTAGCTGCACTTTCCCTAACAGGGGAGCTGGCTGCGCTGAAAAACCAGGTGTTTGTCCTGAAGGAGGGTGTTGATTACAGAGTGAAGATTACCTTCAAGGTGAGGGTAGCTGTCGTGGGGGACACCTGCCAGCACGAGGTCAGCCCCCGGAGGGGCCCTTAACACCCTCTGTCCCTCAGGTCAATAAGGAGATCGTCAGTGGCCTCAAGTGTCTGCATCACACCTACCGCCAGGGCCTGCGCGGTGAGGacggggaggaggggctggcctgcctggggggctgtggggagggacaGGCGGGGCAGAGGGTGGCCACTgacagcctccccctcccccagtggacAAGGCCGTGTACATGGTGGGCAGTTACGGCCCGAGTGCCCAGGAGTATGAATTTGTGACCCCAGTGGAGGAGGTCCCTCGAGGAGCGCTGGTGCGGGGAGCTTACGTGGTCACGTCCTTCTTCACGGATGATGACAGGACGGACCACCTGTCCTGGGAATGGGGCCTCCACATCTGCCAAGACTGGAAGAGCTGAACGCCTCCCACCCCAGGGGCTGTCCCCCCACTTGGGGTCCCGCTTTTCCCTGCCCCTCAGTCAGTGGTCgcacaccccccccacaccctctgcTCTCCGTCCTGGGACGCCCCCTCCCTGGGCTGGCACTGTGCCCTGAACAGTCCTATTAAAGTCGCCTTGTCTCAGTGCCCTGGGTGTTGCTTCtgtctgcctgccctcccctggggtggggggggccttGTGGCCTTATCTTCCTGGGACTAGGACTGGGTGCCACGTGGCAGCTGCTGCTTGGCCCCCGGCCCCCTTATCTGCCCCCCGCCTCGTGGGCCCGGCACTGCCATGGACAGCCAGCTCCTGCtcgtgctgctgctgctgctgcttgggGCCTCAGGCCCGCGGGGACAGGGCCCGGGGCCGGGGGGGCCCGAGGAAGAGCCGCCCGAGGAAGAGCCCCCCGAGGAGGATGGGATCTTGGTGCTGAGCCAGCGCACCCTGGGCCTGGCCCTGCGGAGGCACCGCGCTCTGCTGGTGCAGTTCTGTGAGTGCACCGGCCCGCGGGCTGGAGGACCCACGGGGGCCGGCCGAGGGGTTCAGCTCCCCACCCTGTGGATCCGGGGCTTGTGCACATGACAGGGCTTCCCCACTGGGCACTGGGCCCCCTGTGTGCTcctggggctccatccaaggGCGCTGGAAGCAAAGCCCTGGGACTGagctgggcggggcgggggcggggtgggggggtgtccggctccagcaggggagggagatgcAGGTGCAGGGAAGGCTTGTGGTCATCAGCCATCTGTGAACTCTTTCTGTAAGGGGCCAGAGAGCTTACAGGACTTGCTTACTCTCCTGTAGATTTTTACAAACTTTTACACACGGGAAAGCCATTCCTAGGTTGCGGGCGTCCCCAAGCAGACACAGGTGGCCAGAGTGCAGGCCTCAGGGAGCGGCAGCTGCAGGATGCTTCTCAAACACGCTGTCGGGATGGTGCTGGCCACCGCACCCCCGACATGGGGCCTTGAGGAGTCTGGCTCTGGTGCAGAGGCTCGGATGGGCCCCCGAAGGAGGGAGATGTGTGGACGGGAATGCTCCCTGCCAGACCTGACTGACCCCAAGGTCTTCCGGCTCTGgctgggcgggggcaggggctAAGGCTGGGGCCGTGGAGGCCGGGGACACTCATGACCCTATCCTCCAGATGCCCCATGGTGTGGGCACTGCAAGGCACTGGCCCCTGAATACAGCAAGGCCGCTGCCCTGCTGGCGGCAGAGTCCACCAAAGCCAGGCTGGCCAGGGTGGACGGGCCCGCTGAGACGGAGCTAACCAAGGAGTTTGCTGTGACGGAGTACCCCACGCTCAAGTTCTTCCGTGACGGGAACCGCACACACCCGGAGGAGTACACCGGTATGGGCGGCAGGCGCCGGCGGGGTGGGCGGGTCTGGGCCCAGGCTGAGGGGACTCTTCGCAGGCCCCAGGGAGGCCGACGGCATCGCTGAGTGGCTGAGGCGGCGGGTGGGGCCCAGTGCCACCCGGCTGGAGGATGAAGAGGGTGCCCAAGCACTGATAGATGGCCGGGATGTCGCGGTCATTGGCTTCTTCCAGGTGAGCTGGTGCCACTGGGGTCCAGGCCATGGGAGAAGGCCCCTGGTGCCGGCTGACCTCAGAGGCTTGGGCTCCTTAGGACCTACAGGACGAGGACGTGGCTACCttcctggccctggcccaggatGCCCTGGACATGACCTTTGGCCTGACCGACCAGCCAAAGCTCTTTCAGAAGTTTGGCCTCACCAAGGACACTGTGGTCCTTTTCAAGAAGGTGGGTCACAGGGACAAGGTGGGTGTTGGAGGTTCGGGCTGTGGCTCCTGCTGACCTACCCAGTGTTGTCCAGTTTGACGAGGGTCGGGCGGACTTCCCGGTGGACGAAGAGCTGGGCCTGGACCAGGGGGACCTGTCGCGCTTCCTCCTCACGCACAGCATGCACCTGGTCATGGAGTTCAACAGCCAGGTAAGCTGGGCTGTAGGAGCcgctgcaggggtgggggcgtgggCGTGGGAGGCAGCCCCCGTGAGCTCGGCCTGCCCCCTCAGACATCGCCTAAGATCTTCGCGGCCAGGATCCTCAACCACCTGCTGCTGTTCGTCAACCAGACGCTGGCCCCACACCGGGAGCTGCTGGCGGGCTTTGGGGAGGCAGCTCCCCCGTTCCGGGGACAGGTACTGGCTGGGCCGGGGGCGGGGTGGTAGGGAGGCGGGGTGCCCAGCACCGACTCCCTGTTGGCAGGTGCTGTTCGTGGTGGTGGACGTGGGTGCCGACAACAACCACGTGCTGCAGTACTTCGGTCTGAGGGCCGAGGAGGCGCCCACCCTGCGCTTCATCAACATTGAGACCACCAAGAAGTACGCGCCTGCAGACGGCGGGCCGGTCACCGCAGCCTCCGTCACCAGCTTCTGCCACGCAGTGCTCCGGGGCGAAGTCAAGGTCTGCTTCCGAGTTGCCGCCCAGGGAGTGGCGGGTGGGAGCGGCCGCTCTCAGGAGAGGTCCCCAGTGACGCGCCTGGTCCGGTCCCCCCCCAGCCCTATCTCCTGAGCCAGGAGGTCCCCGCCGACTGGGATCAGCGGCCGGTCAAGACCCTCGTGGGCAAGAATTTTGAGCAGGTGGCTTTCGATGAAACCAAGAACGTGTTTATCAAGTTTTGTGAGTGTAGAAGGCAATGGGTGGCGGGCGGTGGGCGGGCGGGGACCCCGCCGGCTGTGCCAACGCCCCGCTGCCGTAGATGCCCCGTGGTGCTCCCACTGCAAGGAGATGGCCGCGGCCTGGGAGGCACTGGCCGAGAAGTACGAGGACCACGAGGACATCATCATCGCGGAGCTGGACGCCACAGCCAATGAGCTGGAGGCTTTCCCTGTGCACGGTTTCCCTACCCTCAAGTACTTCCCAGCAGGGCCGGGCCGGAAGGTGCGGCGGGACCCCATCTTCCTAGGTCTGGGGCTTGGTCTGCGCCTTCCTCAGACGGGGAACATCAGGCGTCGGGAGGCGCGGGGCACCGGGCGGGCGGGGCCTCCAATGGGCGGAgccgcgaggggcggggcccgggcAGAGCGTGGGGGTGGGGCTAGGGCCCGGCTTGGAGGGTGGAGCCTAGGTGGGGTGTGGGGTTTGGGGTGTGGGGTCAGAGGGCCGGGTAGGGCTCAGAACCTGGTGTCCCTCCTTAGGTGATTGAATACAAAAGCACCAGGGACCTGGAGACCTTCTCCAAGTTCCTGGACAACGGGGGCAAGCTGCCCGCAGAGGAGCCCACAGCGCCCCTCCCAGTGAGTGTCTCTGTCCCAGGGTTCCCAGACTCTGGACAAGTCGGACATGTGGCAGTGGGGTTGCCAGGGGCGGGGCGATCCAAGGGTGCGGCTTCCAGCTGGGCCTCTGTGACCCTTTCCAGGAGACACCAGCCAAcgccagcacggagcccaaagaGGAGCTGTAGCTGCCCTCCCGTCTCCACCCGGCGCCCCCACATCAGTGCCCTGGGAGCTGGGCAGTAAATAAAGCGCTTCGGTCCCAGACTGTGCGTGTGGTTCCTGAGTGCGACTGGCCGCCTGGCCCTTGGGGTTAGCCAAGTAGCCTCCTGGGCCCCGTTGTGTCTTGAACGGGGCCTAGCCCTTGCCTCCACCCCTTCTGGGTGGGTCCCTGACTCAGATGTGGGCCTGGGAACCGACCCCTCTCCACAGTTCTGTCAGCGCGCCTCTCAGGACacccaacacacagacacacacacacacccaacacacacgtacacatgcaccccacacacaccaacacacacgtacacacaaacccaacacacacatacacacaccccaacacacgtacacacaagcccaacacacacgtacacacacccaacacacgtacacacacccccaccgcgcACACACGTGACTCTCAGAGGCCTGAAGGGAAGCGGGCTGAGGGTGCCAAGccccccagccaggccccagcACAGAAGACAGGTGCACTCCACAGCCAGAGAAGattcaaaaatgattttatttcattattatccAAGTACCTTTGAAAAGATAATTGTACAAGTCAGCGCATGAAAAATGGGCTGGGGCAGCCCCCCAACTGACCCTGGCCTGAGAAATGTACATATTTACATGGGCCCTTAGAGGGCAGGGGCCCGGGACCCGCTGAGCCGAGCCGGCGCTCTGGGAACgaggatggaggagggagagCGCTAGGGGCTCCATCACCGGATCCACACAGTGGCAGGCAAGAGACAAGCTGTGTTGAAGGCACTCGGTGACATGTACAATTTAGAGAGGCCCCACAGGGCCCCTGGCCCCCCAGGCCTAGGCCAGGCCCGGCTGGGGCAGGATGTGGCGGACAAGTCCCAGAGGGAGGAGCGGAGCCTGCGGTGCGAGCGCCAGGGCGAGGAGCGGGTGGGTGTGCCCGCAGTGAGCAGCGGGGTCCTGCCGGAGAGGGGGTTCGCCGCGGCCCcatggcgggctccctgctcaggcggACCCTCTGCGTATCACTGAGGAGTGGACAGGGTACCCTCCCTGTCAGCTGCAGGATGAAGGCCTGTTGGGCCACCCAGAGGGACCCCCGCCCATCTACACACAGACGGACCGGAGGCGGCCAGCACCTGGCCTTCTGCCAGCAGCGGTGCGTCCGCGCACACGTGAGGCGCACAGTCCAGCACGATCCTCGGATGCTCCGTGTGGCTGCCCTTGTCCCTGCCTGACGCGGGCCCCCCGGGCGCAAAGGCCAGGCTTGCCCGTCAGTCCACCTTCTCCACCTTGCCAATGATCTTCTCCTCAAAGACAGGCAGGACGGCCTCGTCTTCCCGAACCTCCTCAAACACCACTCCACAGTCAAACTCGTCGCTCACCTTCTTGAAGTAGTATCTGCAGGACGGGGCGAGAGGCGATGCGggcctgtcccctcctctcccgGCCCGGCGGCCCCACCCTCCCGCGTGTGCACAGCAGACCCTGCTGCCCCTGCACGTGCAGTGACCAGACGCGGgggcccccgccccacccagccGCGCGGCTCTCACCTGTAGTTGCCCTTCTTGGTCAGCAGCTCCTTGAACTGGCCCAGGGTGACTGCGCGGCCCCGCACCAGGGTCCTATAGGGGATGGGCTCCCCACAGAAGTAGTAGGCCACCACAATGCTGTCACACGGCTGGGCACTCCCACTGCCCGCCTTCCTCTGTGACTTCGTCCTGGAGGCAGAGGCGCAGGAGTGACTGCCGGGCTCGGGATCCCACAGGGCAGGCCCCAAAGGGCCTTGGGCCCCCCAGGAAACACAGGGCAAGGACTAGAGGGTGGGCCTCGCCATACTCAGCACGTGTGCGAAGGCCCTGACAGCCCCTCGCCTGGAGCGCCATGTCCAGCCCCCTGGGGGTCTCGCTCCGTGTGGTGTCCCAACCCCAGGTTCCAGTCCTGCGCCAGGCCCATGCTCCCTCAGATACACAGCGAGGACGCCAGCTCGTCTCTCACCCGCCTACCCACCTGCCCCACATCCACACAGTGCCTCCGTTTGCCCACCACCCTCCTGCACCCACTGCATGGCCTCAGGCCTCACTGTGGCCTCAGCTGGCTTCGGGGGGAGGCGGCACCCCTACCCAGACCACATGAACGTGGGGAAACAAGTTTCTCAGAGCCAGAACCCACATGGATCCCAGCACCTAGCTTCTTCCTCAGACGCCCAGGCTACTGGAACCAACGCAGCCCCCGCCTCTAGGCTGGGCTACACCCCTTGTGCCCTAGGAAAGGCCTAGAGCCCTCAAGCTTCAGGAACACCTCAAGGCCAGCGGCTGGACAAAGAGCACTGTGCGCGGATCTGGAAATGTTCCTGCCCCACGGCAGAGAGCTGGCAGAGGCCAGCCAGTGGCCAGCCAGACTTGCAGAGAAGGGCATGAGGCCAGCACCGTTTCCCGCCCAGGACCATTCGTCCTGACGGGTGCTGAGCAGCTGCTCTGTGCTGCCGTCCAGCAGCTCTCATCCCTGTGACCGCTCCAGAGCTGCCCAGGTGGACTCGGACACAGCCCCTGGCCCCTGCCAGTGGGGAGTGCGGCGTCATGTCGGAGAGGTCACCTGAGCTCACAATGGGCTCTTCTCTCCCTGGGGACCCTCTCTCCCCGTGGTGCTCCTGGGCACACACCAGGCTATGTGGCCATCCACTGCTCAAGCCAGGCTCCTGGAtgcctgctctccttccctcagtcCTGCAGCCTCACGTGGGGGGTGCTCCGGGGGTCCGTTCTCtacaggagggaggcagggtccCTGCGTCTCCAGAAGCCCCCTTTAAGGAGTGAGCTGGTGGGGAGGCTGAGTCCCTCAGGCATCCGGCTGGACGTGACAAAGCACTGTTTGAGATGAGGTGGGGGACCCCCTGTTTCTGCTCTGCCCTGAGCTGAAGTGCAGGGACTGGGTGTCCAGCACTGTCTACACGTGGTCCCCAGCACCCACCCTGCCGCACGCGTGCCTGGGGAGCGAAGGCGCCAATGCCTTCCTGCATTCCACACGAGAACAGAGCGAGGCCCAGTGCGCGCACAGCACCTGGACACAGCCACGCCGCCGGTACAGGCGCTTCCAGGCGGCCGAGCCAGGGGAACACAGCCAGTCACATACCAGGGAGCCCCAGGCCAGCTAGGAAGCTCGGGAAAGTAAAGGCGGGCGGGGGGCATGGGCCAGAGCAGAGGAGGCAGAGCAGAACTTCCTCTCTGGCCTGCTGGCCACGTGTCACACAAGGACGGCCCGCGTCTCcttccatggagacagaaagcttGAGCCCAGCCCCGTCTCTTCCAGTGCGGCGCCCCAAATCCTGTCCTGGGAGCGGCGGCTCCACCGCGGGACCTGGCCCACGCGCAGTCTGGGTAAGCGGTACCGGGACCCGCGGGGGGCGCACGTACTCTGTCTCGGAGAGCTCCAAGTCCGACACGGCCGGCACCACGCTCAGCACAGGTGTGCACGCTGGCCTGACGCAGGAGCGCCCCCGCTGGATGACCTCCTGCACATACCTAGGGAACAACCACGTCAGTGAGCCGCAGGTGCTGGGGCAGGGCCTCCGCCAAGGCTCCGAGGTGACAGTGGGGCCACAGACCGGCAGACGGAGCAGGGGCCCCCGAGAGGGTCCGTCACCACCAAACAAGGCTGCTACTGTGTGAGGCAGGCAACACCAAACCACAGGACTGGAATATCAAGGGCTCCTTCGGGCTCAGTCAGGAGACAGACGCTGCTTCC encodes the following:
- the ARHGDIG gene encoding rho GDP-dissociation inhibitor 3 isoform X2 produces the protein MLGLDACELGAQLLELLRLALCARVLLTDKEGRQLPPDEALDEAVPEYRAPGRKTLQEIQQLDPEDESLAKYKRALLGPLRPIMDPSLPNVQVTRLTLLSEQAPGPITMDLTGELAALKNQVFVLKEGVDYRVKITFKVNKEIVSGLKCLHHTYRQGLRVDKAVYMVGSYGPSAQEYEFVTPVEEVPRGALVRGAYVVTSFFTDDDRTDHLSWEWGLHICQDWKS
- the ARHGDIG gene encoding rho GDP-dissociation inhibitor 3 isoform X1, which encodes MLGLDACELGAQLLELLRLALCARVLLTDKEGRQLPPDEALDEAVPEYRAPGRKTLQEIQQLDPEDESLAKYKRALLGPLRPIMDPSLPNVQVTRLTLLSEQAPGPITMDLTGTAPWGLWGRLSAITGCHSLAALSLTGELAALKNQVFVLKEGVDYRVKITFKVNKEIVSGLKCLHHTYRQGLRVDKAVYMVGSYGPSAQEYEFVTPVEEVPRGALVRGAYVVTSFFTDDDRTDHLSWEWGLHICQDWKS
- the PDIA2 gene encoding protein disulfide-isomerase A2 — protein: MDSQLLLVLLLLLLGASGPRGQGPGPGGPEEEPPEEEPPEEDGILVLSQRTLGLALRRHRALLVQFYAPWCGHCKALAPEYSKAAALLAAESTKARLARVDGPAETELTKEFAVTEYPTLKFFRDGNRTHPEEYTGPREADGIAEWLRRRVGPSATRLEDEEGAQALIDGRDVAVIGFFQDLQDEDVATFLALAQDALDMTFGLTDQPKLFQKFGLTKDTVVLFKKFDEGRADFPVDEELGLDQGDLSRFLLTHSMHLVMEFNSQTSPKIFAARILNHLLLFVNQTLAPHRELLAGFGEAAPPFRGQVLFVVVDVGADNNHVLQYFGLRAEEAPTLRFINIETTKKYAPADGGPVTAASVTSFCHAVLRGEVKPYLLSQEVPADWDQRPVKTLVGKNFEQVAFDETKNVFIKFYAPWCSHCKEMAAAWEALAEKYEDHEDIIIAELDATANELEAFPVHGFPTLKYFPAGPGRKVIEYKSTRDLETFSKFLDNGGKLPAEEPTAPLPETPANASTEPKEEL